A region from the Brachyspira hampsonii genome encodes:
- the rfaD gene encoding ADP-glyceromanno-heptose 6-epimerase, with the protein MIIVTGGAGFIGSNIVRGLNDLGIDDILIVDNLKNASKHKNLNRIKFRDYIDKEDFNSDYLNSFVNDNKVEAIFHQGACSDTMETDGKYMMKNNYEYTKNILHVCLYKKIRFLYASSASVYGNGENGFEENEKNEYPLNVYAFSKYQFDRYLNKLFKENKVQSQVVGLRYFNVYGPQENHKGRMASVAFHLFNQIKAGERMKIFEGSENFLRDFIHIDDVVSVNNFFFENENKSGIFNCGTGNAESFVEIAKALKEVYKSAEIEYIAFPDALKGKYQKYTQADLKKLRAIGYDKSFMNVNTGVKKYAEVLEKSGGYLM; encoded by the coding sequence ATGATTATAGTAACAGGAGGAGCCGGATTTATTGGTTCTAATATAGTAAGGGGATTAAATGATTTAGGAATTGATGATATATTAATAGTAGATAATTTGAAAAACGCTTCTAAACATAAGAATTTAAATAGAATTAAATTCAGAGATTATATTGATAAAGAAGATTTTAATTCGGATTATTTAAATTCATTTGTCAATGATAATAAAGTTGAGGCTATATTTCATCAGGGAGCTTGTTCTGATACTATGGAGACAGACGGCAAATATATGATGAAAAATAATTATGAATATACAAAAAATATACTTCATGTTTGTTTGTATAAAAAAATAAGATTTTTATATGCTTCAAGTGCTTCAGTATATGGTAATGGTGAAAATGGTTTTGAAGAGAATGAAAAAAATGAATATCCTTTGAATGTTTATGCTTTTTCAAAATATCAGTTTGACAGATATTTAAATAAATTATTCAAAGAAAATAAAGTTCAAAGTCAGGTTGTAGGACTTAGATATTTCAATGTTTACGGACCGCAGGAGAATCATAAAGGAAGAATGGCCTCTGTTGCTTTTCATTTGTTTAATCAGATAAAAGCAGGGGAGAGAATGAAAATATTTGAAGGAAGTGAGAATTTCCTTAGGGATTTTATACATATAGATGATGTTGTATCTGTTAATAATTTCTTTTTTGAGAATGAAAATAAATCCGGTATATTTAATTGCGGTACAGGAAATGCTGAGAGTTTTGTAGAGATTGCTAAGGCACTAAAAGAAGTTTATAAATCAGCTGAAATAGAGTATATAGCATTTCCAGATGCTTTGAAAGGTAAATATCAGAAATATACACAGGCGGATTTAAAGAAATTAAGAGCTATTGGTTATGATAAGAGTTTTATGAATGTTAATACAGGCGTAAAAAAATATGCTGAAGTTTTAGAAAAAAGCGGCGGCTATTTGATGTAA
- a CDS encoding CAP domain-containing protein: MKKIILITFSILFLALPLFSQDPEQSAKLLKLINEERQRAGLETYQTSEDLQKAAAIRAEEISKVFESKRPDGSEMHTVYLENGIRVAYYGESIRTGYETASGIFKAMIEDPSDSSSILDMDYTHIGIGIYKNAKNTYWAILYCSLAE; encoded by the coding sequence ATGAAAAAAATTATTTTAATCACATTTAGTATTTTATTTTTAGCATTGCCTTTATTTTCCCAAGACCCTGAGCAGTCTGCAAAACTTCTTAAGTTAATAAACGAGGAGAGACAAAGAGCAGGACTTGAAACATATCAAACAAGTGAAGATTTGCAAAAAGCAGCAGCTATTAGAGCAGAAGAGATATCAAAAGTTTTTGAATCTAAAAGACCTGACGGAAGCGAAATGCATACTGTATACTTAGAAAATGGTATAAGAGTAGCTTATTACGGAGAATCTATAAGAACAGGATATGAAACTGCAAGCGGTATATTCAAAGCTATGATTGAAGATCCAAGCGATTCTTCTTCTATATTAGATATGGATTATACTCATATTGGCATTGGAATATATAAGAATGCTAAGAATACCTATTGGGCTATACTTTACTGTTCATTGGCAGAATAA